Proteins encoded together in one Orrella marina window:
- a CDS encoding alpha/beta fold hydrolase, translating into MHLEEFYVRSRDGVAIQCFAHGCGEPVLLVHGLQRCADIWFPLIGLLPGNFRYVMPNLRGRGGSGCPDDPESYLLERFVDDAEAVVMEMDQPVSILGWSMGASVGWGLSGRSVASRVARWIFVSGSPDSVNSRRLFPDLTPADLQRAVGRRVPADGMVNVCSVDVAISAWKGFRDVDFLTAPPVLNAPSLIIHGDKDRDCPVDAVVDLARLTGSELVRFEGAGHSPMKDEPELFVKVVSEFLLRSARCTSVESCASA; encoded by the coding sequence ATGCACTTGGAAGAATTCTATGTTCGGTCCAGAGATGGCGTTGCCATTCAGTGTTTTGCTCACGGCTGCGGCGAACCCGTCTTACTGGTGCATGGCTTGCAACGGTGTGCGGATATATGGTTCCCTTTGATTGGCCTTCTCCCTGGTAACTTCAGGTATGTGATGCCTAACTTAAGGGGGCGAGGTGGGTCAGGTTGTCCTGATGATCCAGAGTCGTATTTGTTGGAGAGGTTTGTAGACGACGCGGAGGCGGTAGTAATGGAAATGGATCAACCTGTCTCAATTCTAGGATGGAGCATGGGTGCTTCGGTTGGTTGGGGTTTGTCGGGCAGATCAGTCGCCAGTCGGGTCGCCCGCTGGATCTTTGTTTCAGGCTCGCCTGATTCAGTTAACTCCCGACGGCTGTTCCCTGATCTGACTCCGGCCGACTTGCAGCGTGCCGTGGGTCGCAGAGTGCCAGCGGATGGCATGGTGAATGTGTGTTCGGTAGATGTTGCGATTTCTGCCTGGAAGGGGTTCAGAGACGTAGACTTCTTGACTGCGCCTCCGGTGCTCAACGCGCCGAGTCTGATCATTCACGGGGACAAGGACAGGGATTGTCCAGTTGACGCAGTCGTCGATCTGGCTCGCCTTACCGGAAGCGAGTTGGTGCGCTTCGAAGGGGCGGGGCATAGTCCTATGAAGGATGAGCCAGAGTTGTTTGTCAAAGTGGTCAGTGAGTTTCTGCTCCGATCTGCACGATGCACTTCAGTCGAATCCTGTGCTTCAGCCTGA
- a CDS encoding Bug family tripartite tricarboxylate transporter substrate binding protein gives MKSRMHRIATLISSALVVSVSFCASASSSADHYPERPVRMIVPFGPGSTPDVLTRDLAGRLSKELGQNFVVENISGASGMVGTQAVARSRPDGYTLLSGTVGILSVNQFLYDKIPYDIEEDFTSVSLFTTNPNVLAVPADSPFSSVQDLVGAAKAAPDSLNYGSSGNGTSLHLAAELLKDAAGISVAHIPYTKGVMQDLAAGRLDFVFYHISGTVPLVDAGKVKILAVATPERFPLLPDVPTFKEEGFDNFDVSGWMGIMAPAGTPPEIIVKLEKAIGKVTSDPQWRESLTRQGIVVVGSGPQQLDEFTKAERAKWGRLIQSNRIRLEQ, from the coding sequence ATGAAATCCAGAATGCACCGCATAGCCACGCTTATCTCTTCGGCGTTAGTTGTCAGTGTTTCGTTTTGCGCGAGCGCCAGTTCATCAGCGGATCATTATCCGGAACGCCCCGTCAGAATGATTGTTCCGTTTGGGCCCGGAAGTACGCCAGATGTCTTGACTCGTGATCTGGCTGGAAGACTCTCGAAGGAGCTTGGTCAGAACTTTGTGGTTGAGAATATTTCGGGAGCGAGTGGCATGGTCGGTACCCAGGCGGTTGCAAGGTCCAGGCCCGATGGCTATACCTTGCTTTCCGGCACTGTCGGAATCCTGTCGGTAAATCAATTCTTGTATGACAAGATTCCCTATGACATCGAAGAAGACTTCACATCGGTGTCGTTGTTCACGACAAACCCTAATGTTCTGGCAGTGCCGGCAGACTCTCCGTTCAGTTCGGTTCAGGATCTTGTTGGTGCAGCGAAGGCCGCACCTGACTCTTTGAACTATGGATCTTCAGGAAACGGGACGTCCTTGCATTTGGCTGCCGAGTTGTTGAAGGATGCGGCAGGAATCTCCGTTGCTCACATTCCATACACCAAAGGGGTGATGCAAGATCTGGCTGCTGGTCGACTTGATTTTGTGTTCTATCACATCTCTGGAACAGTCCCACTGGTTGATGCCGGGAAAGTAAAGATCCTTGCCGTCGCAACGCCGGAGCGGTTTCCTCTGCTTCCAGATGTTCCGACTTTCAAGGAAGAAGGTTTCGACAACTTTGATGTGTCTGGGTGGATGGGGATCATGGCGCCCGCCGGAACGCCGCCTGAGATTATCGTCAAACTCGAAAAGGCCATTGGAAAGGTGACTTCAGACCCTCAATGGCGGGAGAGTCTGACCAGGCAGGGCATTGTGGTCGTCGGATCTGGCCCGCAGCAACTGGATGAGTTCACAAAGGCGGAGCGTGCGAAGTGGGGGCGTTTGATCCAGAGCAACAGAATCAGACTTGAACAGTGA
- a CDS encoding LysR family transcriptional regulator substrate-binding protein has protein sequence MTLVGEQFFDDIEEILGDLDHSLQRIHEGIVGDGWVKIAGSPAALKGIVIPNLAGMRERYPKVKVSLTEGGAKEIFDEIQSGSADFGIGSINPEHEAELDCWALFVDRLGLVASADHRLLTQNRDAIDIQDLEGLSFVGLTENTLIDQILASHKSAPASVTEPSMRVSNPTLLISALMENLGVSVLTALTYHFIDNPRIGFKLFSDPRLSRRIQLFRKQSRTLSPPAMIVWDEIYRHKLSTPSICGVTVEP, from the coding sequence TTGACCCTAGTAGGCGAGCAGTTCTTCGATGACATCGAGGAAATCCTCGGCGATCTCGATCACTCCCTGCAGCGGATTCACGAGGGAATTGTCGGGGATGGATGGGTGAAAATTGCAGGATCACCCGCGGCCCTGAAAGGCATCGTCATACCGAACCTGGCTGGCATGCGCGAGCGATATCCGAAAGTCAAAGTTTCATTGACTGAGGGTGGAGCAAAAGAGATATTCGATGAAATCCAAAGCGGCAGTGCTGATTTCGGAATTGGCTCCATCAATCCGGAACACGAAGCGGAGCTAGACTGCTGGGCCCTATTTGTGGACAGGCTCGGTTTAGTTGCATCCGCAGATCACAGGTTGCTCACACAAAACAGGGACGCAATCGATATTCAGGACCTCGAGGGACTGAGTTTTGTCGGGTTGACAGAGAACACTTTGATCGACCAGATTCTTGCAAGCCACAAATCGGCGCCAGCCTCTGTGACCGAGCCATCTATGAGGGTGTCGAACCCTACCCTCTTGATTTCAGCGCTGATGGAGAACCTGGGTGTCTCTGTTCTCACCGCACTGACCTATCATTTCATCGATAACCCACGCATTGGCTTCAAACTCTTTTCCGACCCGCGACTGTCAAGACGCATACAACTGTTCAGAAAACAAAGCCGGACTCTTTCTCCACCGGCGATGATTGTCTGGGACGAAATCTACCGCCACAAACTGTCAACCCCCTCAATCTGCGGAGTCACGGTCGAACCATAG
- a CDS encoding phospholipase D-like domain-containing protein, protein MQEYWPHIILVLSLAASTAATIHAAMTKQDVRAAIGWVAIVIFSPLLGALFYFFAGINRIRQERVSQQRVLQDHDLMLIERLVIKQSLPEWPHEFAALRRAGDSIARYKLLRGNSVELLDGGDQTYPAMLEAIADAKKSIAMQSYIFDHDRMGVRIAQALIDAHNRGVEIRVLIDAVGAKYSRPPITRMLMKGGVPTARFLPTAIGMRLAYANLRSHRKLLVIDGELALAGGMNIREGFTTEFGQNKMTRDTHFRIRGPATRQLMDSFAHEWEFTTKERLDGVQWFNSVNNVVQDANTPVRVVTSGPDRTLGANQSMVMAALSVAQHHVRIQSPYFLPDIVLIGALVTAARRGVIVDVVIPGNNNLKLVSAAMDAQLDQLVGAGVRIWKSTGTFDHSKLMAVDGLWSYAGSSNLDPRSLRLNFELDLEMYDQQMAHTIESRIDETIETSNRVTLESLRSKPFSIQLRNRLIWLASPYL, encoded by the coding sequence TTGCAAGAGTACTGGCCTCACATCATTCTGGTGCTGTCACTCGCGGCGAGCACCGCAGCCACCATTCACGCCGCCATGACAAAGCAAGACGTGCGGGCAGCAATCGGCTGGGTAGCCATTGTCATCTTCTCACCTTTGCTCGGTGCGCTTTTTTATTTCTTTGCTGGCATCAACCGGATTCGTCAAGAGCGGGTATCACAGCAAAGAGTGCTGCAAGATCATGACCTGATGCTCATCGAGAGACTTGTCATCAAGCAGTCTTTACCTGAATGGCCGCACGAATTCGCTGCACTGCGTCGCGCTGGCGACAGCATTGCCCGTTACAAACTGCTTCGAGGGAACTCCGTGGAGCTTCTGGACGGTGGTGATCAGACATACCCTGCCATGCTTGAAGCTATCGCGGACGCAAAAAAGTCGATAGCCATGCAGAGCTACATTTTTGACCATGACCGCATGGGTGTACGGATAGCACAGGCGTTGATTGACGCACACAACCGCGGGGTCGAGATCCGGGTACTGATTGATGCGGTCGGCGCAAAGTATTCACGTCCACCCATTACGCGCATGCTCATGAAGGGCGGTGTTCCAACAGCCAGATTTCTGCCAACCGCCATTGGTATGAGACTGGCGTACGCGAACCTGCGAAGCCACAGAAAGCTGCTCGTTATCGACGGTGAACTTGCACTTGCAGGAGGCATGAACATCAGAGAGGGGTTTACGACAGAATTTGGCCAGAACAAGATGACGCGCGACACGCATTTTCGTATCCGAGGCCCCGCAACCCGGCAACTCATGGACAGCTTTGCGCACGAATGGGAATTCACAACCAAAGAGCGACTCGATGGCGTCCAGTGGTTCAACTCAGTTAACAACGTGGTCCAGGATGCCAATACTCCCGTCAGGGTTGTCACGTCCGGGCCTGACAGAACGCTAGGCGCTAACCAGAGCATGGTCATGGCCGCTCTATCTGTGGCACAACATCACGTAAGGATTCAATCACCGTACTTCCTGCCAGACATCGTACTAATCGGCGCACTCGTTACAGCTGCTCGCCGTGGCGTGATTGTCGACGTAGTGATCCCGGGCAACAACAACCTCAAGCTAGTCAGCGCCGCCATGGACGCGCAGCTCGATCAGCTTGTGGGTGCGGGAGTCCGCATATGGAAATCCACCGGAACGTTCGACCACTCAAAGCTGATGGCTGTTGATGGACTGTGGAGTTATGCAGGATCTTCCAATCTGGACCCGCGCAGTCTTCGCCTAAATTTCGAACTGGACCTGGAGATGTACGACCAGCAGATGGCGCACACCATTGAAAGCCGGATTGACGAAACAATCGAAACATCCAACCGGGTCACTCTCGAATCGTTACGCTCAAAGCCATTCAGTATCCAGCTACGCAACCGGCTGATCTGGCTTGCATCACCCTATCTGTGA
- a CDS encoding IS4 family transposase has product MNVGKTLFVQLMEFVPWTSFGRIVVRYGGNTRVRRLNCAEQFRVMAFAQLTWRESLRDIEVTLGVHPNKLYGMGFRHIIRRSTLADANESRDWRIWSDLAALLIKRARKLYSETDLVGLDLKNTVYALDSTTIDLCLSLFDWASFRQTKAAVKMHTLLDLRGSIPAFIHISNGKMHDVNMLDVMPVEAGSFYVMDRGYLDFARLFVMHQCGAFFVTRAKSNTRMRRIYSRRTNRQSGVICDQTVVFTGFLAARHYPEQLRRIRFKDPTTGKTLVFLTNNFALAPLTIVTLYKNRWQVELFFKWIKQHLRIKKFLGNSENAVKTQIGCAVSTYVLIAMVKKELQIEASLYTLLQILSVSVFEKTQLLCAFRETGDQNEQTDFPKQLKVFES; this is encoded by the coding sequence ATGAACGTCGGCAAGACCTTGTTTGTGCAACTCATGGAGTTCGTGCCCTGGACGAGCTTTGGCCGGATTGTCGTGCGCTACGGTGGCAACACCCGGGTTCGCCGGCTGAACTGTGCAGAGCAATTTCGAGTCATGGCCTTTGCGCAGTTGACGTGGCGAGAAAGTCTGAGAGATATCGAAGTCACACTCGGTGTACATCCCAACAAGCTCTACGGTATGGGCTTTCGTCACATCATTCGTCGCTCGACCCTGGCCGATGCCAACGAGTCTCGGGACTGGCGCATCTGGTCCGATCTTGCCGCGTTGCTGATCAAACGTGCCCGCAAACTCTACAGCGAGACGGATCTGGTCGGCCTCGATCTCAAGAACACAGTCTATGCACTGGACTCCACTACGATCGACCTCTGCCTGAGTCTGTTCGACTGGGCCAGCTTTCGGCAGACCAAAGCAGCGGTCAAGATGCATACACTGCTCGATCTCCGAGGAAGCATCCCGGCTTTCATCCACATCAGCAACGGCAAGATGCACGACGTCAACATGCTCGACGTCATGCCTGTGGAGGCAGGTTCGTTCTATGTCATGGACCGCGGCTACCTCGACTTTGCCCGTCTGTTTGTGATGCATCAGTGCGGCGCGTTCTTTGTCACCCGAGCCAAGTCCAATACCCGGATGCGAAGGATTTACTCGCGGCGTACCAATCGACAGAGTGGTGTCATCTGCGATCAGACGGTGGTGTTCACCGGATTTCTTGCCGCACGACACTATCCAGAGCAACTGCGACGGATCCGGTTCAAAGATCCCACGACGGGCAAAACGCTGGTCTTTCTGACCAACAACTTTGCACTCGCGCCCCTGACGATTGTTACGCTCTACAAGAATCGCTGGCAGGTCGAACTGTTCTTCAAGTGGATCAAGCAACACCTCAGAATCAAGAAATTCCTGGGCAACAGCGAGAACGCAGTCAAGACGCAGATCGGGTGCGCTGTCTCGACCTACGTACTGATCGCTATGGTGAAAAAGGAACTTCAAATTGAGGCCTCACTCTACACTTTGCTACAGATTCTGTCGGTGTCTGTCTTCGAGAAAACCCAGCTTTTATGCGCCTTTCGAGAGACTGGTGACCAGAATGAACAGACCGACTTTCCTAAGCAACTGAAAGTATTCGAAAGTTAA
- a CDS encoding DUF3089 domain-containing protein, translated as MKSLTRTLLAGIPILLATGIIAQDVQAGAAQAGDAPKAPDYGMENAWLAKPSTVDKPVDVFYVYPTIYADIEPENMDISDPALRANAAGLLKAQASVYSEHANLFAPFYRQQSGATQSMMAGNDGNDPFQDPRFQVGAQDVAAAFEYYLEHLNNNRPFLLAGHSQGSMALIQLMRERFDDEELQKRLIAAYLIGYSVPSKELSTYPWMKPAKGETDNDVIISYNTEGPGAGASPVLYPGKVVVINPLNWETDATVAGPEHNLGARFFNDATGELIEEIPQFTGAYIDQNKSVLVVTDMKTPTSDRIDLVNLGRWSHGVFHRFDYAFFFNNLAENVRKRINSYIDKQQR; from the coding sequence ATGAAAAGTCTCACCCGAACTCTCTTAGCTGGGATCCCGATTCTCCTGGCAACTGGCATCATTGCACAGGATGTCCAGGCCGGTGCCGCACAAGCGGGAGACGCCCCTAAAGCCCCTGACTACGGCATGGAAAACGCGTGGCTGGCCAAACCTTCTACTGTCGACAAGCCGGTTGACGTTTTCTATGTTTACCCGACGATCTATGCGGACATTGAGCCAGAAAATATGGACATATCCGATCCTGCACTGCGCGCCAATGCTGCCGGCCTTCTCAAAGCTCAGGCATCCGTATACTCGGAGCACGCTAATCTTTTCGCTCCGTTTTACCGCCAGCAATCAGGTGCGACCCAGAGCATGATGGCAGGTAACGATGGGAACGATCCGTTCCAGGACCCACGTTTTCAGGTGGGTGCACAAGATGTTGCAGCAGCTTTTGAATATTACCTCGAACACCTCAACAACAATCGCCCTTTTTTGCTCGCCGGACACAGTCAAGGTTCAATGGCACTGATCCAGTTAATGAGAGAGCGGTTCGATGACGAAGAACTTCAGAAACGTCTAATCGCGGCATATTTGATTGGATATTCCGTGCCATCGAAAGAGCTGAGCACCTATCCCTGGATGAAGCCCGCAAAAGGCGAGACAGATAATGATGTGATCATTAGTTACAACACAGAAGGCCCTGGTGCAGGAGCCTCCCCTGTGTTGTACCCAGGAAAAGTGGTCGTGATCAACCCACTAAACTGGGAGACCGATGCAACTGTGGCCGGACCTGAGCACAACCTCGGCGCAAGGTTTTTCAATGACGCCACCGGAGAACTCATTGAAGAGATTCCTCAGTTTACAGGGGCCTACATTGACCAAAACAAAAGTGTTCTTGTTGTCACCGATATGAAAACACCAACGTCCGACCGAATTGATTTGGTGAATCTGGGACGATGGTCTCACGGAGTTTTCCACCGGTTCGACTACGCTTTCTTTTTTAACAACCTGGCCGAAAACGTACGCAAGCGAATCAACTCTTACATTGACAAACAACAACGCTAA
- a CDS encoding ribonuclease activity regulator RraA — protein sequence MYDVNPDTRARLMRISTATLATLLYKRGLRNQFIQGVTRLSRSADNMVGPAFTLRYMPAREDRNGLEVFRNREHPQRKAIEECPPGAVMVFDSRKDARAASAGGILVSRLKERGVAGVVTDGGFRDSAEIAGLGIPAYQQKPSAPTNLTLHEAIDINVPIGCGDAPVFPGDILVGDADGVIVIPAGIADEVAEQALEMTIFEDFVMETVRSGRSILGLYPPTDEQSLKDFDVWRQKNGL from the coding sequence ATGTATGATGTCAATCCTGACACGCGAGCCCGCCTCATGCGAATCAGTACGGCAACGCTGGCAACGCTACTGTACAAGCGCGGTTTGCGCAATCAGTTCATTCAAGGCGTCACCAGGCTGTCCAGATCCGCCGACAATATGGTGGGACCTGCTTTTACGCTGCGCTACATGCCAGCCAGAGAGGATCGAAACGGGCTGGAAGTGTTTCGCAATCGTGAGCATCCTCAGCGCAAGGCGATAGAGGAGTGCCCGCCTGGAGCCGTCATGGTGTTTGACAGTCGCAAGGATGCTCGAGCGGCGTCCGCGGGAGGTATTCTCGTGAGTCGATTGAAAGAAAGAGGAGTCGCGGGAGTTGTGACTGACGGCGGGTTTAGAGACTCGGCCGAGATTGCCGGGCTCGGCATTCCAGCTTATCAGCAGAAACCTTCGGCTCCGACCAATCTGACGTTGCACGAGGCTATCGACATCAACGTCCCGATTGGCTGTGGTGATGCGCCCGTATTTCCTGGTGATATTCTGGTTGGGGATGCTGATGGAGTGATCGTTATTCCGGCTGGTATAGCGGATGAGGTTGCCGAGCAGGCGCTGGAGATGACGATATTTGAGGATTTCGTGATGGAAACAGTACGTTCAGGGAGATCAATCCTTGGGTTGTATCCACCAACCGACGAACAATCCCTCAAGGACTTTGATGTCTGGCGCCAGAAAAATGGACTTTAA
- the araD gene encoding L-arabinonate dehydratase: MKNKKTPQTLRSARWFAPDDLRSFGHRSRAMQMGYGPEDWAGKPLIGIINTWSDINPCHAHFKHRVEDIKRGILQAGGMPIELPAISLAEQYVKPTTMLYRNMLAMDTEELIRCHPVDGVVLMGGCDKTTPGLLMGATSAGLPMIYFPAGPMLRGNWHGKVLGSGSDAWKYWDDRRAGLINDQQWLEIEGGIARSHGTCMTMGTASTMTAMAETLGMTLPGASSIPAPDAGHVRMAAATGRRIVEMVWEDLTPDQVLTHDAFENAIIVAMAMGCSTNAIIHLIAQARRAGCNITLDDFDRYSRIVPVLANVRPSGETYLMEDFFYAGGLPGLMSRLLDHLHLDAKTVTGRSLRENIAGAEVFHDDVIRPLDNPIYKEGALAVLRGNLAPDGCVIKPSACPEHLHQHTGPALVFDDYPSMKAVIDSDDLDVTPDHVLVLRNAGPLGGPGMPEWGMLPMPRKLLKQGVRDMLRLSDARMSGTSYGACVLHISPESYVGGPLALIRTGDMITVDVPNRTIKVEISDEELEARRAQWKAPEPRYERGYGWMFSKHIQQADEGCDFDFLRTDFGRPVGEPDIF, encoded by the coding sequence TTGAAAAACAAGAAGACACCGCAAACACTCAGGAGCGCCCGATGGTTCGCTCCTGACGATCTGCGTTCGTTCGGGCATCGTTCCCGGGCGATGCAGATGGGTTACGGTCCAGAAGACTGGGCCGGCAAGCCTCTGATCGGGATCATCAATACATGGTCAGACATCAATCCGTGTCATGCTCACTTCAAACACCGGGTTGAGGACATTAAGCGCGGCATCCTGCAGGCGGGCGGGATGCCCATCGAACTGCCAGCGATCTCTCTGGCAGAGCAGTATGTCAAGCCGACAACCATGCTTTATCGCAATATGCTGGCCATGGATACCGAGGAGCTGATCCGGTGTCATCCAGTTGATGGTGTAGTACTCATGGGAGGTTGCGACAAAACCACGCCCGGGTTATTGATGGGTGCAACCAGCGCTGGTCTGCCCATGATCTATTTCCCGGCCGGACCGATGCTTCGAGGTAACTGGCACGGAAAGGTCCTGGGTTCAGGGTCGGATGCATGGAAATACTGGGATGACCGCCGGGCGGGATTGATCAACGACCAGCAATGGCTGGAAATTGAAGGTGGTATCGCTCGCAGTCATGGAACCTGCATGACCATGGGGACAGCCTCGACCATGACGGCGATGGCCGAAACGTTAGGCATGACGCTGCCGGGCGCTTCGTCAATTCCTGCGCCCGATGCCGGGCATGTCCGGATGGCTGCAGCGACTGGCAGGCGAATTGTTGAGATGGTCTGGGAGGATCTGACACCTGATCAGGTGCTTACCCATGATGCGTTTGAGAATGCCATCATTGTTGCGATGGCGATGGGCTGTTCGACCAATGCCATTATCCACTTGATTGCCCAGGCAAGGCGGGCTGGATGCAATATTACGCTAGATGATTTTGACAGGTACAGCCGAATTGTTCCTGTGCTGGCTAACGTGCGACCGAGCGGCGAAACCTATCTGATGGAAGATTTCTTCTATGCGGGAGGCTTGCCAGGCCTGATGTCGCGTCTGCTGGACCATCTGCATCTGGATGCGAAGACTGTGACTGGCCGCTCGCTCCGTGAGAACATCGCTGGTGCAGAGGTATTCCACGATGACGTGATCAGACCGCTTGATAATCCGATCTACAAGGAGGGGGCGCTGGCTGTACTTAGGGGGAATCTGGCTCCCGACGGCTGCGTGATCAAACCTAGCGCCTGTCCGGAGCACTTGCATCAGCACACGGGGCCGGCGCTGGTGTTCGATGATTATCCGTCAATGAAGGCGGTCATTGATAGCGATGATCTCGATGTTACGCCTGATCATGTTCTCGTTTTGCGCAATGCCGGGCCGCTCGGCGGACCTGGCATGCCCGAGTGGGGCATGTTGCCCATGCCCAGAAAATTGCTCAAGCAAGGTGTTCGAGACATGTTGCGGCTTTCCGACGCGCGTATGAGCGGTACCAGCTACGGCGCGTGTGTTCTGCACATTTCGCCAGAGTCCTATGTCGGTGGGCCACTGGCGCTGATCCGCACCGGAGACATGATCACGGTTGATGTGCCAAATCGCACGATCAAGGTCGAAATTTCGGACGAAGAACTAGAGGCCCGCAGGGCGCAGTGGAAGGCACCGGAGCCACGCTATGAGAGAGGCTATGGCTGGATGTTCTCCAAACATATCCAGCAGGCTGACGAGGGGTGTGATTTCGACTTTCTGAGAACAGATTTTGGGCGGCCGGTGGGCGAGCCAGATATTTTTTAA
- a CDS encoding ArnT family glycosyltransferase, producing the protein MLDQVISVLCRIWRRACEPRAVFWLAPIVFIWLAFTAWMRPLHIPDEGRYVGVAWDMVRFDSTWTPLLNGLPYFHKPPLFYWLNEFSFLLFGAHEWAARFPSLVVGWATAMALFLFVRRHRGPQIGLASLLVLVTMPYFFGASQYANLDMMVAGMICLTIMAGAEAVSRLYQGQPGARVFAVSTGVLAALAVLSKGLIGVVLPGGVLFFWILLTGRWRGLALLLSWPVWVGFAVVGVPWFAAMEFEYSGFLHYFFVYQHFERFVSSGFNQQQPFWFFIPVILGFGLPWSIWLVRYLWQRGPMQFDRSWHGLMLLWIGVITVFFSIPASKLIGYAVPVLPALAVLIAEVMVSTWKGWFDGRDLRLSAITGMGAVAMCIGALVGFMFANDHSTESAVRTMEPEIRPDDRFVMVDIYPFDLAFYTRNPYQTWVVFDWPNLPDGDTWRNELDEAGEFAPLLTQDALLEPGQVLPRMCQGPDRTYWFGARPEVGATMPWVVAQDVFYEKRNGETFWKVPVDAQFREQWCKEEDIEKQEDTANTQERPMVRS; encoded by the coding sequence TTCCGGATGAGGGTCGTTATGTTGGCGTGGCATGGGACATGGTGCGGTTCGACAGCACATGGACACCCTTGCTCAACGGGTTGCCTTATTTCCACAAGCCACCGCTGTTTTACTGGCTAAACGAGTTCAGTTTTCTGCTGTTCGGTGCGCATGAGTGGGCGGCTCGTTTCCCCTCGCTGGTTGTTGGCTGGGCGACCGCAATGGCACTGTTCCTGTTTGTCAGGCGGCACCGTGGTCCGCAGATTGGCCTGGCATCCCTGTTGGTGCTGGTCACGATGCCGTACTTCTTTGGCGCGTCTCAGTACGCGAACCTGGATATGATGGTTGCAGGCATGATCTGTCTGACGATCATGGCGGGAGCCGAAGCCGTTTCAAGGTTGTATCAGGGGCAGCCAGGAGCCCGGGTTTTTGCGGTTTCTACTGGCGTGTTGGCTGCGCTGGCGGTTTTGTCCAAAGGTTTGATCGGCGTAGTTTTGCCAGGTGGTGTCCTGTTTTTCTGGATACTGTTGACAGGCCGCTGGCGTGGCCTGGCCCTGTTGCTCTCATGGCCAGTCTGGGTGGGATTCGCGGTAGTGGGTGTTCCCTGGTTCGCCGCGATGGAGTTCGAATATTCTGGATTCTTGCACTACTTTTTTGTTTACCAGCACTTTGAGCGGTTTGTGTCGAGTGGCTTTAATCAGCAGCAGCCATTCTGGTTCTTCATTCCCGTGATTCTCGGCTTTGGCTTGCCCTGGTCAATATGGCTTGTACGCTATCTCTGGCAACGTGGTCCCATGCAGTTTGACCGGTCATGGCACGGTCTGATGTTGCTGTGGATCGGTGTCATTACAGTGTTTTTCTCTATCCCCGCCTCGAAGCTGATTGGCTATGCCGTTCCTGTTCTGCCGGCCTTGGCCGTGCTCATCGCCGAGGTGATGGTTTCGACCTGGAAAGGATGGTTTGACGGGCGCGATCTGCGCTTGTCTGCTATTACTGGAATGGGGGCTGTGGCGATGTGCATTGGGGCTCTGGTTGGGTTCATGTTCGCCAACGATCACAGCACCGAGTCGGCTGTCAGAACCATGGAGCCCGAGATCAGGCCTGATGATCGCTTTGTAATGGTTGATATCTATCCTTTTGATCTGGCGTTTTACACCCGTAATCCGTATCAGACGTGGGTGGTCTTTGACTGGCCCAACCTGCCTGACGGAGATACCTGGCGAAACGAGCTGGACGAGGCAGGTGAATTTGCGCCGTTACTGACTCAGGATGCGTTGCTTGAACCTGGACAGGTGCTGCCAAGAATGTGCCAAGGACCAGATCGGACTTACTGGTTCGGTGCGCGTCCGGAGGTGGGTGCGACCATGCCCTGGGTTGTTGCCCAGGACGTATTTTATGAGAAGCGCAACGGCGAGACCTTCTGGAAGGTGCCTGTCGATGCGCAGTTTAGAGAGCAGTGGTGCAAGGAGGAAGACATTGAAAAACAAGAAGACACCGCAAACACTCAGGAGCGCCCGATGGTTCGCTCCTGA